The Styela clava chromosome 13, kaStyClav1.hap1.2, whole genome shotgun sequence genome has a window encoding:
- the LOC120332416 gene encoding uncharacterized protein LOC120332416, whose translation MTDLIVNMSAGVSNEEICNFAYDGQQALLQYRISQKPQFVNIKDQTDRTPLHWATSAGKRDIADFLLDNGADVNAKDDSDWSALHIASSNGNEEIAFALMSRGAAINARNSTGQTPLHYAASRDRYKIAEGLLARGAETDVADHLHATPLHRAASRGNTKMVKLLLAYNTNYNCTDSEGNTALHLACEEDRVDIAQTLISAGADTTIRNKNDKTPISLASDTTRGILRRVREA comes from the exons ATGACCGATTTGATAGTAAATATGTCAGCTGGAGTTTCAAACgaagaaatttgtaattttgctTACGACGGACAACAAGCTCTACTGCAATACAGAATATCACAGAAGCCACAGTTTGTCAATATTAAG GACCAAACAGATCGAACACCACTACATTGGGCAACGTCTGCTGGGAAGCGAGACATTGCTGATTTCCTATTGGACAATGGAGCTGATGTGAATGCAAAGGATGACAGTGATTGGTCAGCTCTTCACATTGCTTCGTCAAATGGGAATGAAGAGATCGCTTTTGCACTGATGTCAAGAGGTGCTGCGATAAATGCAAGAAACTCAACAGGACAGACTCCTTTGCATTATGCTGCATCGAGAGATCG ATACAAAATTGCAGAGGGTTTACTCGCCCGCGGGGCAGAAACAGACGTAGCGGATCATCTCCACGCAACACCGTTACATCGAGCTGCTTCACGAGGGAACACTAAGATGGTGAAGCTACTACTTGCATACAACACAAACTACAATTGTACTGATTCAGAGGGGAACACTGCTCTACATTTAGCTTGCGAAGAGGATCGTGTCGACATAGCACAAACACTCATCTCAGCTGGCGCTGATActacaattcgtaataaaaatgataaaacaccaataagcctggCATCAGACACGACACGTGGTATACTTAGGCGTGTAAGAGAAGCGTAA
- the LOC120332369 gene encoding mitochondrial protein C2orf69 homolog — protein sequence MCSSRYLVLIIQLVFGCTKRSFSSRFIMEAAGSSKMTILENVSGFEDRKNTILYCPPSGIENNKHESNNNVIFFPGDVQDFEENMKEHHNSKEWVEFSYEKTVELFSQKFSGSHIWLISPSKKIYKTFSIYKNFVKSEGLFGIPEYTGDYNGLLHLQKLFTNAHGLIFKDKNASKSLNNDYTITLSAFSKGCIVLNQFLYEVAEFSRTDNDVEDNQNSGNVLPFISRIKNLYWLDGGHSGEKDIWVKDEDVLKSLKNGKWSKNIKIFIHLTPYQVKDKIHPWKGEEEAEFVSGLTELGVNFVEKLHFDTGDDDEIIDKEASLRKHFEVMNVFDGE from the coding sequence ATGTGCAGTTCCAGATATCTGGTTTTAATTATTCAGCTTGTATTTGGGTGCACAAAACGTTCATTTTCTTCAAGATTTATAATGGAGGCCGCTGGATCTTCGAAAATGACGATACTGGAGAATGTCAGTGGATTTGAGGAtcgaaaaaatacaatattatactgCCCACCTTCGGGTATTGAAAATAACAAACATGAATCAAATAATAATGTGATATTTTTTCCTGGAGATGTGCAAGATTTTGAAGAGAATATGAAAGAACATCATAATAGCAAAGAATGGGTAGAGTTTAGCTATGAAAAAACTGTTGaattattttcacaaaaattttcaGGAAGCCATATATGGCTTATTTCACCttcaaagaaaatttataaaacattcagcatttataaaaattttgtcaaGAGCGAAGGATTATTTGGAATACCTGAGTACACTGGCGATTATAATGGACTACTACATCTTCAAAAACTATTTACAAACGCGCATGGACTTATTTTCAAAgacaaaaatgcttctaaaagtTTGAATAATGATTACACTATTACTTTATCAGCTTTTAGCAAAGGCTGTATAGTCCTGAACCAATTTTTATATGAAGTAGCAGAATTTTCACGAACTGACAATGATGTTGAAGATAATCAAAATTCTGGTAACGTTTTACCATTTATCAGTCGCATTAAAAACTTATATTGGCTGGATGGAGGACACAGTGGTGAAAAAGACATTTGGGTAAAGGATGAAGATGTtttaaaaagcttaaaaaatgGGAAATGgagtaaaaatattaaaattttcatccaTCTTACACCGTACCAAGTCAAAGATAAAATTCATCCTTGGAAAGGTGAGGAAGAAGCAGAATTTGTGTCAGGCTTGACAGAACTTGGTGTCAATTTTGtcgaaaaattgcattttgatACCGGCGATGATGATGAAATAATAGATAAAGAAGCTTCACTAAGAAAACATTTCGAAGTTATGAATGTTTTCGACGGGGAGtag